From a region of the Pristis pectinata isolate sPriPec2 chromosome 2, sPriPec2.1.pri, whole genome shotgun sequence genome:
- the LOC127581742 gene encoding serine/threonine-protein phosphatase with EF-hands 2-like isoform X2 codes for MGCGSSRVKTNSMKKAAKEYHQCTAGTAIKAAILIQRWYRQYVARMEVRRRCTWTIFQSIEYAGEQDQIKLHNFFSCLMDHFTPACVNEYETCKDNQSAYDTIEVSDSYIGPQLCFPLTPAHVTELLEAFKEKQRLHARYVLQLLSETRKHLEHLPNINQISTCYSKEITICGDLHGKLDDLFLIFYKNGLPSPEKVYVFNGDYVDRGKHSIEILLILFAFLLVYPKGVYLNRGNHEDHIVNLRYGFTKEVMQKYQVHGSRILKLLQSVFSWLPLATVIDEKVLIIHGGISETTDLDFLGKIDRHKYVSTLRPSERKKIEWNKHVSDQEQYFGGNSEHHEKFNQTPRKNLISDTFSFHSHTNNNQRRRGSSTIYVKKKEIAERVQRSVEEELEKCRRQVGFSNVYEDPKSLSVSDSDSDSCEILDSDEQERRQIVDILWSDPMHQEGCIANSVRGGGCYFGPDVTEKILRKHNLQLLIRSHECKQEGYEYCHNQKVLTIFSASNYYEIGSNRGAYVKLGPDLIPHFVQYQVNQSTRKLTLRQRVSRIERSALGALREKIFAHKSDLISAFEHYDKNKTGQISLNDWANALESILALGLPWRVLRSQLVPSAPNGLLNFYLWFDDLVVEKPIVQHVQPSLLEMLYKSRSELETIFQIIDSDNSGQISFEEFQKTWKLLSSHIKIEISDKAISDLARSMDFNKDGNIDINEFLEAFRLVDKSNYKD; via the exons ATGGGATGCGGTAGTTCTAGGGTTAAAACTAATTCAATGAAGAAGGCAGCAAAAG AGTATCATCAATGCACAGCTGGGACAG CCATCAAGGCAGCCATTCTCATCCAGAGGTGGTACCGCCAGTATGTAGCCCGGATGGAGGTTCGCAGGCGGTGCACCTGGACCATTTTTCAATCCATTGAATATGCTGGGGAGCAGGACCAGATCAAG CTCCATAACTTCTTCAGCTGTTTGATGGATCATTTTACGCCAGCTTGTGTCAATGAGT ATGAGACATGTAAGGATAATCAGTCTGCCTACGATACCATCGAGGTTTCAGACTCTTACATTGGACCCCAGCTCTGTTTCCCTCTGACACCTGCTCATGTCACTGAGTTACTGGAAGCCTTCAAAGAAAAACAA CGACTTCATGCTCGCTATGTATTGCAACTTTTGAGTGAAACCAGGAAACATCTGGAGCATTTGCCAAATATCAACCAGATCTCTACCTGCTACAGTAAAGAGATTACTATTTGTG GTGATTTGCATGGAAAAttggatgatttatttttaatattctaCAAG AATGGGCTTCCATCCCCAGAGAAGGTGTATGTCTTTAATGGAGACTATGTTGACAGAGGGAAGCATTCTATTGAGATTCTCCTGATCTTGTTTGCATTTCTACTTGTCTACCCAAAAGGAGTCTATTTAAATAGAGGAAACCATGAAGATCATATCGTCAACCTAAG GTATGGCTTCACAAAGGAAGTGATGCAAAAATACCAG GTGCATGGAAGTAGAATATTGAAATTACTACAGAGCGTGTTCAGTTGGTTGCCATTAGCCACTGTCATAGATGAAAAGGTTTTGATTATACATGGAGGTATTTCAGAAACAACAGATTTGGACTTCTTGGGCAAGATTGACAGACACAAG TACGTTTCAACCTTGAGGCCATCTGAAAGGAAGAAAATTGAATGGAACAAGCATGTTTCAGATCAGGAGCAATACTTTGGTGGGAACAGTGAGCATCATGAGAAGTTCAATCAAACTCCAAGAAAGAATTTGATTTCTGATACCTTTAGCTTTCATTCTCACACAAACAACAATCAAAGGAGGAGGGGTTCCAGCACAATATAtgtaaagaaaaaagaaatcgCCGAAAGAGTGCAACGCTCAGTTGAAGAGGAATTAGAAAAATGCCGTAGACAAGTGGGCTTCAGCAACGTGTATGAAgatcctaaatcactgagtgtgtcagattcagattcagattcttgTGAAATCCTTGACTCAGATGAGCAGGAAAGGAGGCAG ATTGTGGACATTTTATGGAGCGACCCGATGCATCAGGAAGGCTGCATTGCAAActctgtcagaggaggtgggtgCTACTTCGGACCTGATGTGACAGAGAAGATTCTACGAAAGCACAATTTGCAGCTCTTGATCAGATCCCATGAGTGTAAGCAAGAGGGTTATGAGTACTGCCACAACCAAAAG GTCTTGACTATATTTTCTGCTTCGAATTATTATGAAATTGGCAGCAACAGAGGAGCTTATGTGAAGCTTGGGCCTGACCTCATTCCCCACTTCGTACAGTATCAGGTCAATCAAAGTACTCGCAAGCTAACCTTGAGGCAAAG AGTGAGCAGAATTGAGAGGTCAGCACTGGGGGCTCTGCGAGAGAAAATTTTTGCCCACAAATCGGACCTCATCAGTGCTTTTGAGCATTATGACAAGAATAAAACAG GTCAAATTTCCTTGAATGACTGGGCAAATGCTCTGGAATCCATCTTGGCTCTGGGTCTGCCTTGGCGTGTCTTGCGATCCCAACTTGTGCCCAGTGCTCCTAATGGTCTGCTGAATTTTTACTTATGGTTTGACGACCTTGTCGTAGAGAAACCCATTGTACAG CACGTACAACCCAGCTTGCTGGAAATGCTTTACAAAAGCAGGTCTGAACTGGAAACTATTTTTCAAATTATTGACAGCGACAACTCTG GCCAGATATCATTTGAGGAATTTCAAAAAACTTGGAAGCTCCTTAGTTCTCACATTAAGATTGAGATAAGCGATAAAGCGATCAGTGATCTGGCTCGCAGCATGGACTTCAACAAAGATGGAAACATCGACATTAATGAGTTCCTTGAAGCGTTCCGTCTGGTCGATAAATCTAATTACAAGgattga
- the LOC127581742 gene encoding serine/threonine-protein phosphatase with EF-hands 2-like isoform X3: MSTDETCKDNQSAYDTIEVSDSYIGPQLCFPLTPAHVTELLEAFKEKQQRLHARYVLQLLSETRKHLEHLPNINQISTCYSKEITICGDLHGKLDDLFLIFYKNGLPSPEKVYVFNGDYVDRGKHSIEILLILFAFLLVYPKGVYLNRGNHEDHIVNLRYGFTKEVMQKYQVHGSRILKLLQSVFSWLPLATVIDEKVLIIHGGISETTDLDFLGKIDRHKYVSTLRPSERKKIEWNKHVSDQEQYFGGNSEHHEKFNQTPRKNLISDTFSFHSHTNNNQRRRGSSTIYVKKKEIAERVQRSVEEELEKCRRQVGFSNVYEDPKSLSVSDSDSDSCEILDSDEQERRQIVDILWSDPMHQEGCIANSVRGGGCYFGPDVTEKILRKHNLQLLIRSHECKQEGYEYCHNQKVLTIFSASNYYEIGSNRGAYVKLGPDLIPHFVQYQVNQSTRKLTLRQRVSRIERSALGALREKIFAHKSDLISAFEHYDKNKTGQISLNDWANALESILALGLPWRVLRSQLVPSAPNGLLNFYLWFDDLVVEKPIVQHVQPSLLEMLYKSRSELETIFQIIDSDNSGQISFEEFQKTWKLLSSHIKIEISDKAISDLARSMDFNKDGNIDINEFLEAFRLVDKSNYKD, from the exons ATGAGT ACAGATGAGACATGTAAGGATAATCAGTCTGCCTACGATACCATCGAGGTTTCAGACTCTTACATTGGACCCCAGCTCTGTTTCCCTCTGACACCTGCTCATGTCACTGAGTTACTGGAAGCCTTCAAAGAAAAACAA CAGCGACTTCATGCTCGCTATGTATTGCAACTTTTGAGTGAAACCAGGAAACATCTGGAGCATTTGCCAAATATCAACCAGATCTCTACCTGCTACAGTAAAGAGATTACTATTTGTG GTGATTTGCATGGAAAAttggatgatttatttttaatattctaCAAG AATGGGCTTCCATCCCCAGAGAAGGTGTATGTCTTTAATGGAGACTATGTTGACAGAGGGAAGCATTCTATTGAGATTCTCCTGATCTTGTTTGCATTTCTACTTGTCTACCCAAAAGGAGTCTATTTAAATAGAGGAAACCATGAAGATCATATCGTCAACCTAAG GTATGGCTTCACAAAGGAAGTGATGCAAAAATACCAG GTGCATGGAAGTAGAATATTGAAATTACTACAGAGCGTGTTCAGTTGGTTGCCATTAGCCACTGTCATAGATGAAAAGGTTTTGATTATACATGGAGGTATTTCAGAAACAACAGATTTGGACTTCTTGGGCAAGATTGACAGACACAAG TACGTTTCAACCTTGAGGCCATCTGAAAGGAAGAAAATTGAATGGAACAAGCATGTTTCAGATCAGGAGCAATACTTTGGTGGGAACAGTGAGCATCATGAGAAGTTCAATCAAACTCCAAGAAAGAATTTGATTTCTGATACCTTTAGCTTTCATTCTCACACAAACAACAATCAAAGGAGGAGGGGTTCCAGCACAATATAtgtaaagaaaaaagaaatcgCCGAAAGAGTGCAACGCTCAGTTGAAGAGGAATTAGAAAAATGCCGTAGACAAGTGGGCTTCAGCAACGTGTATGAAgatcctaaatcactgagtgtgtcagattcagattcagattcttgTGAAATCCTTGACTCAGATGAGCAGGAAAGGAGGCAG ATTGTGGACATTTTATGGAGCGACCCGATGCATCAGGAAGGCTGCATTGCAAActctgtcagaggaggtgggtgCTACTTCGGACCTGATGTGACAGAGAAGATTCTACGAAAGCACAATTTGCAGCTCTTGATCAGATCCCATGAGTGTAAGCAAGAGGGTTATGAGTACTGCCACAACCAAAAG GTCTTGACTATATTTTCTGCTTCGAATTATTATGAAATTGGCAGCAACAGAGGAGCTTATGTGAAGCTTGGGCCTGACCTCATTCCCCACTTCGTACAGTATCAGGTCAATCAAAGTACTCGCAAGCTAACCTTGAGGCAAAG AGTGAGCAGAATTGAGAGGTCAGCACTGGGGGCTCTGCGAGAGAAAATTTTTGCCCACAAATCGGACCTCATCAGTGCTTTTGAGCATTATGACAAGAATAAAACAG GTCAAATTTCCTTGAATGACTGGGCAAATGCTCTGGAATCCATCTTGGCTCTGGGTCTGCCTTGGCGTGTCTTGCGATCCCAACTTGTGCCCAGTGCTCCTAATGGTCTGCTGAATTTTTACTTATGGTTTGACGACCTTGTCGTAGAGAAACCCATTGTACAG CACGTACAACCCAGCTTGCTGGAAATGCTTTACAAAAGCAGGTCTGAACTGGAAACTATTTTTCAAATTATTGACAGCGACAACTCTG GCCAGATATCATTTGAGGAATTTCAAAAAACTTGGAAGCTCCTTAGTTCTCACATTAAGATTGAGATAAGCGATAAAGCGATCAGTGATCTGGCTCGCAGCATGGACTTCAACAAAGATGGAAACATCGACATTAATGAGTTCCTTGAAGCGTTCCGTCTGGTCGATAAATCTAATTACAAGgattga
- the LOC127581742 gene encoding serine/threonine-protein phosphatase with EF-hands 2-like isoform X1 — MGCGSSRVKTNSMKKAAKEYHQCTAGTAIKAAILIQRWYRQYVARMEVRRRCTWTIFQSIEYAGEQDQIKLHNFFSCLMDHFTPACVNEYETCKDNQSAYDTIEVSDSYIGPQLCFPLTPAHVTELLEAFKEKQQRLHARYVLQLLSETRKHLEHLPNINQISTCYSKEITICGDLHGKLDDLFLIFYKNGLPSPEKVYVFNGDYVDRGKHSIEILLILFAFLLVYPKGVYLNRGNHEDHIVNLRYGFTKEVMQKYQVHGSRILKLLQSVFSWLPLATVIDEKVLIIHGGISETTDLDFLGKIDRHKYVSTLRPSERKKIEWNKHVSDQEQYFGGNSEHHEKFNQTPRKNLISDTFSFHSHTNNNQRRRGSSTIYVKKKEIAERVQRSVEEELEKCRRQVGFSNVYEDPKSLSVSDSDSDSCEILDSDEQERRQIVDILWSDPMHQEGCIANSVRGGGCYFGPDVTEKILRKHNLQLLIRSHECKQEGYEYCHNQKVLTIFSASNYYEIGSNRGAYVKLGPDLIPHFVQYQVNQSTRKLTLRQRVSRIERSALGALREKIFAHKSDLISAFEHYDKNKTGQISLNDWANALESILALGLPWRVLRSQLVPSAPNGLLNFYLWFDDLVVEKPIVQHVQPSLLEMLYKSRSELETIFQIIDSDNSGQISFEEFQKTWKLLSSHIKIEISDKAISDLARSMDFNKDGNIDINEFLEAFRLVDKSNYKD; from the exons ATGGGATGCGGTAGTTCTAGGGTTAAAACTAATTCAATGAAGAAGGCAGCAAAAG AGTATCATCAATGCACAGCTGGGACAG CCATCAAGGCAGCCATTCTCATCCAGAGGTGGTACCGCCAGTATGTAGCCCGGATGGAGGTTCGCAGGCGGTGCACCTGGACCATTTTTCAATCCATTGAATATGCTGGGGAGCAGGACCAGATCAAG CTCCATAACTTCTTCAGCTGTTTGATGGATCATTTTACGCCAGCTTGTGTCAATGAGT ATGAGACATGTAAGGATAATCAGTCTGCCTACGATACCATCGAGGTTTCAGACTCTTACATTGGACCCCAGCTCTGTTTCCCTCTGACACCTGCTCATGTCACTGAGTTACTGGAAGCCTTCAAAGAAAAACAA CAGCGACTTCATGCTCGCTATGTATTGCAACTTTTGAGTGAAACCAGGAAACATCTGGAGCATTTGCCAAATATCAACCAGATCTCTACCTGCTACAGTAAAGAGATTACTATTTGTG GTGATTTGCATGGAAAAttggatgatttatttttaatattctaCAAG AATGGGCTTCCATCCCCAGAGAAGGTGTATGTCTTTAATGGAGACTATGTTGACAGAGGGAAGCATTCTATTGAGATTCTCCTGATCTTGTTTGCATTTCTACTTGTCTACCCAAAAGGAGTCTATTTAAATAGAGGAAACCATGAAGATCATATCGTCAACCTAAG GTATGGCTTCACAAAGGAAGTGATGCAAAAATACCAG GTGCATGGAAGTAGAATATTGAAATTACTACAGAGCGTGTTCAGTTGGTTGCCATTAGCCACTGTCATAGATGAAAAGGTTTTGATTATACATGGAGGTATTTCAGAAACAACAGATTTGGACTTCTTGGGCAAGATTGACAGACACAAG TACGTTTCAACCTTGAGGCCATCTGAAAGGAAGAAAATTGAATGGAACAAGCATGTTTCAGATCAGGAGCAATACTTTGGTGGGAACAGTGAGCATCATGAGAAGTTCAATCAAACTCCAAGAAAGAATTTGATTTCTGATACCTTTAGCTTTCATTCTCACACAAACAACAATCAAAGGAGGAGGGGTTCCAGCACAATATAtgtaaagaaaaaagaaatcgCCGAAAGAGTGCAACGCTCAGTTGAAGAGGAATTAGAAAAATGCCGTAGACAAGTGGGCTTCAGCAACGTGTATGAAgatcctaaatcactgagtgtgtcagattcagattcagattcttgTGAAATCCTTGACTCAGATGAGCAGGAAAGGAGGCAG ATTGTGGACATTTTATGGAGCGACCCGATGCATCAGGAAGGCTGCATTGCAAActctgtcagaggaggtgggtgCTACTTCGGACCTGATGTGACAGAGAAGATTCTACGAAAGCACAATTTGCAGCTCTTGATCAGATCCCATGAGTGTAAGCAAGAGGGTTATGAGTACTGCCACAACCAAAAG GTCTTGACTATATTTTCTGCTTCGAATTATTATGAAATTGGCAGCAACAGAGGAGCTTATGTGAAGCTTGGGCCTGACCTCATTCCCCACTTCGTACAGTATCAGGTCAATCAAAGTACTCGCAAGCTAACCTTGAGGCAAAG AGTGAGCAGAATTGAGAGGTCAGCACTGGGGGCTCTGCGAGAGAAAATTTTTGCCCACAAATCGGACCTCATCAGTGCTTTTGAGCATTATGACAAGAATAAAACAG GTCAAATTTCCTTGAATGACTGGGCAAATGCTCTGGAATCCATCTTGGCTCTGGGTCTGCCTTGGCGTGTCTTGCGATCCCAACTTGTGCCCAGTGCTCCTAATGGTCTGCTGAATTTTTACTTATGGTTTGACGACCTTGTCGTAGAGAAACCCATTGTACAG CACGTACAACCCAGCTTGCTGGAAATGCTTTACAAAAGCAGGTCTGAACTGGAAACTATTTTTCAAATTATTGACAGCGACAACTCTG GCCAGATATCATTTGAGGAATTTCAAAAAACTTGGAAGCTCCTTAGTTCTCACATTAAGATTGAGATAAGCGATAAAGCGATCAGTGATCTGGCTCGCAGCATGGACTTCAACAAAGATGGAAACATCGACATTAATGAGTTCCTTGAAGCGTTCCGTCTGGTCGATAAATCTAATTACAAGgattga